The Musa acuminata AAA Group cultivar baxijiao chromosome BXJ1-3, Cavendish_Baxijiao_AAA, whole genome shotgun sequence genome window below encodes:
- the LOC108952414 gene encoding serine/threonine-protein kinase/endoribonuclease IRE1a-like isoform X1, which produces MLPSARSVAFFAVLLLGLLVSGVLTPVALDRSAESESWGTAPAAAASASPLLSPPTPWLSLPAPPTSEIFQEKKWTDRPLSGDLVPVEESPPFVPDPKSALLLSSAESKEGRFFLALPNGTIYFMNKSTKPQWELLIGVPLSYSWRCPSNDDPDYIVFSDSNGELYEYSKDAGIRKHDWTVEEYMSRGHLWLKDQLSPLGHGLSTQSIYGHSWLFILSVPIFAFCCFGLRKLFKNDKKYNDLKEKQSVVPKKRKSRKSGKLKNATISVSHDRHTLSMKQNVETNGHNQIQVNGSYSFIPDGDSDGRWVGRLFVTNIEIGHGSNGTVVFEGFFGGRPVAVKRLLRAHHDVAFKEIQHLIASDRHPNIVRWYGVEQDLDFLYISLERCICSLSDLICICSDSSSHSVSVENQTSNSVVEDKVQLSLVKGIRKDVNLWRSNGLPSSQLLKIMRDVVSGLAHLHELGIIHRDLKPQNVLISNDGHLNAKLSDMGISKRLLEDMSSLSRNATGYGTSGWQAPEQLLHGRQTRAMDLFSLGCILFFCITKGKHPFGNHFERDANIIHNRMDLFLVDHIPEAEHLLCQLLQPDSKMRLNAVEVLCHPLFWSSETRLSFLRDVSDRVELEDRENESELLKSLENSAPNAFGGKWDDKLDVAFITDMGRYRKYRFDSIRDLLRVIRNKLNHYWVLPKELQETLGPVPQGFDMYFASRFPKLLIEVYKVVYRFCKEEDYLSKYFQSSSLL; this is translated from the exons ATGCTGCCATCCGCGCGGTCCGTCGCTTTCTTCGCCGTGCTCCTGCTAGGGTTGCTCGTCTCCGGCGTGTTGACGCCCGTGGCGCTTGATCGGTCGGCGGAGAGCGAATCTTGGGGGACCGcacctgccgccgctgcttctgcttcccctcttctttctcctcctacTCCTTGGCTTTCTCTTCCTGCTCCGCCTACTAGCGAGATCTTCCAGGAAAAAAAATGGACCGACCGGCCATTGTCGGGGGATTTGGTACCGGTCGAGGAGTCTCCTCCTTTTGTCCCGGATCCCAAATCGGCGTTGCTATTGAGTTCGGCTGAAAG TAAGGAGGGCAGATTCTTCCTCGCTTTGCCAAATGGTACTATCTATTTCATGAATAAATCTACAAAACCTCAGTGGGAGCTTTTGATAGGGGTGCCACTATCATATTCATGGAGATGTCCTTCAAATGATGATCCTGATTATATTGTGTTTTCTGATAGCAATGGGGAACTTTATGAATATAGCAAGGATGCTGGCATAAGG AAACATGACTGGACAGTGGAGGAATATATGTCCAGAGGGCACCTGTGGTTGAAGGATCAGTTATCACCACTAGGCCATGGCTTGTCAACGCAATCTATTTATGGTCATAGTTGGCTATTTATTCTCTCTGTGCCTATATTTGCATTTTGCTGTTTTGGGTTGAGAAAGCTGTTCaagaatgataaaaaatataatgatttGAAGGAAAAGCAATCTGTCGTTCCTAAGAAGAGAAAATCTCGGAAGTCTGGAAAGTTGAAAAATGCTACCATCAGTGTTAGTCATGACAGACATACTTTATCCATGAAACAGAATGTTGAAACCAATGGGCATAATCAAATTCAGGTCAATGGAAGTTATTCATTTATACCTGATGGTGATAGTGATGGGCGTTGGGTTGGAAGACTTTTTGTTACAAATATTGAAATCGGTCACGGGAGCAATGGTACAGTCGTCTTTGAAGGATTTTTTGGTGGTCGTCCAGTTGCTGTAAAACGGCTTCTTCGTGCACATCATGATGTTGCCTTTAAAGAGATTCAGCATCTTATTGCCTCTGATCGACACCCAAATATTGTTCGGTGGTATGGAGTAGAACAAGATTTGGATTTTTTGTATATCTCACTGGAGCGTTGTATTTGCAGCCTAAGTGACTTAATATGCATATGCTCAGATTCTTCTTCACATTCAGTATCTGTGGAAAATCAAACTTCAAACTCTGTGGTTGAAGATAAAGTTCAATTAAGCTTGGTGAAAGGTATCAGAAAGGATGTTAACTTGTGGAGATCAAATGGGCTTCCTTCAAGCCAACTCTTAAAGATAATGAG AGATGTAGTTTCTGgccttgcacatctacatgaactTGGAATCATACACCGGGATCTAAAGCCTCAAAATGTGCTAATAAGCAATGACGGACATCTTAATGCCAAGCTTTCTGATATGGGTATAAGCAAACGCCTACTTGAAGACATGTCTTCATTGAGCCGTAATGCTACTG GATATGGTACCTCTGGTTGGCAAGCACCTGAACAACTTCTTCATGGGCGTCAAACACGAGCTATGGATTTGTTCAGTTTGGGTTGCATACTATTCTTTTGTATTACCAAAGGAAAACATCCATTTGGCAATCATTTTGAAAGGGATGCCAACATTATTCACAATCGCATGGACCTCTTCTTGGTGGATCATATACCAGAAGCTGAACATTTACTTTGTCAACTGTTACAGCCTGACTCAAAGATGAG GCTGAATGCGGTAGAAGTATTGTGTCACCCTCTTTTTTGGAGTTCTGAGACACGACTTTCATTTTTACGAGATGTAAGCGATCGTGTTGAATTAGAAGACAGAGAAAATGAATCGGAGCtgctaaaatcattagaaaatagTGCGCCAAATGCATTTGGTGGGAAATGGGATGATAAGTTAGATGTTGCATTCATTACAGACATGGGTCGTTACAGAAAATATCGTTTCGATTCCATACGTGACCTTCTACGAGTAATAAGAAATAAGTTGAATCATTACTGGGTACTTCCAAAAGAACTCCAG GAAACTCTTGGACCTGTTCCTCAAGGATTTGATATGTACTTTGCAAGTCGATTCCCAAAGCTCCTAATTGAAGTCTACAAAGTGGTTTACCGATTCTGTAAGGAAGAGGATTACCTTAGCAAGTATTTCCAAAGCAGCAGCCTTCTGTAG
- the LOC108952414 gene encoding serine/threonine-protein kinase/endoribonuclease IRE1a-like isoform X2 — translation MLPSARSVAFFAVLLLGLLVSGVLTPVALDRSAESESWGTAPAAAASASPLLSPPTPWLSLPAPPTSEIFQEKKWTDRPLSGDLVPVEESPPFVPDPKSALLLSSAESKEGRFFLALPNGTIYFMNKSTKPQWELLIGVPLSYSWRCPSNDDPDYIVFSDSNGELYEYSKDAGIRKHDWTVEEYMSRGHLWLKDQLSPLGHGLSTQSIYGHSWLFILSVPIFAFCCFGLRKLFKNDKKYNDLKEKQSVVPKKRKSRKSGKLKNATISVSHDRHTLSMKQNVETNGHNQIQVNGSYSFIPDGDSDGRWVGRLFVTNIEIGHGSNGTVVFEGFFGGRPVAVKRLLRAHHDVAFKEIQHLIASDRHPNIVRWYGVEQDLDFLYISLERCICSLSDLICICSDSSSHSVSVENQTSNSVVEDKVQLSLVKGIRKDVNLWRSNGLPSSQLLKIMRDVVSGLAHLHELGIIHRDLKPQNVLISNDGHLNAKLSDMGISKRLLEDMSSLSRNATGYGTSGWQAPEQLLHGRQTRAMDLFSLGCILFFCITKGKHPFGNHFERDANIIHNRMDLFLVDHIPEAEHLLCQLLQPDSKMRLNAVEVLCHPLFWSSETRLSFLRDVSDRVELEDRENESELLKSLENSAPNAFGGKWDDKLDVAFITDMGRYRKYRFDSIRDLLRVIRNKLNHYWVLPKELQKEHFSLRLQLYEKELELDILVGKLLDLFLKDLICTLQVDSQSS, via the exons ATGCTGCCATCCGCGCGGTCCGTCGCTTTCTTCGCCGTGCTCCTGCTAGGGTTGCTCGTCTCCGGCGTGTTGACGCCCGTGGCGCTTGATCGGTCGGCGGAGAGCGAATCTTGGGGGACCGcacctgccgccgctgcttctgcttcccctcttctttctcctcctacTCCTTGGCTTTCTCTTCCTGCTCCGCCTACTAGCGAGATCTTCCAGGAAAAAAAATGGACCGACCGGCCATTGTCGGGGGATTTGGTACCGGTCGAGGAGTCTCCTCCTTTTGTCCCGGATCCCAAATCGGCGTTGCTATTGAGTTCGGCTGAAAG TAAGGAGGGCAGATTCTTCCTCGCTTTGCCAAATGGTACTATCTATTTCATGAATAAATCTACAAAACCTCAGTGGGAGCTTTTGATAGGGGTGCCACTATCATATTCATGGAGATGTCCTTCAAATGATGATCCTGATTATATTGTGTTTTCTGATAGCAATGGGGAACTTTATGAATATAGCAAGGATGCTGGCATAAGG AAACATGACTGGACAGTGGAGGAATATATGTCCAGAGGGCACCTGTGGTTGAAGGATCAGTTATCACCACTAGGCCATGGCTTGTCAACGCAATCTATTTATGGTCATAGTTGGCTATTTATTCTCTCTGTGCCTATATTTGCATTTTGCTGTTTTGGGTTGAGAAAGCTGTTCaagaatgataaaaaatataatgatttGAAGGAAAAGCAATCTGTCGTTCCTAAGAAGAGAAAATCTCGGAAGTCTGGAAAGTTGAAAAATGCTACCATCAGTGTTAGTCATGACAGACATACTTTATCCATGAAACAGAATGTTGAAACCAATGGGCATAATCAAATTCAGGTCAATGGAAGTTATTCATTTATACCTGATGGTGATAGTGATGGGCGTTGGGTTGGAAGACTTTTTGTTACAAATATTGAAATCGGTCACGGGAGCAATGGTACAGTCGTCTTTGAAGGATTTTTTGGTGGTCGTCCAGTTGCTGTAAAACGGCTTCTTCGTGCACATCATGATGTTGCCTTTAAAGAGATTCAGCATCTTATTGCCTCTGATCGACACCCAAATATTGTTCGGTGGTATGGAGTAGAACAAGATTTGGATTTTTTGTATATCTCACTGGAGCGTTGTATTTGCAGCCTAAGTGACTTAATATGCATATGCTCAGATTCTTCTTCACATTCAGTATCTGTGGAAAATCAAACTTCAAACTCTGTGGTTGAAGATAAAGTTCAATTAAGCTTGGTGAAAGGTATCAGAAAGGATGTTAACTTGTGGAGATCAAATGGGCTTCCTTCAAGCCAACTCTTAAAGATAATGAG AGATGTAGTTTCTGgccttgcacatctacatgaactTGGAATCATACACCGGGATCTAAAGCCTCAAAATGTGCTAATAAGCAATGACGGACATCTTAATGCCAAGCTTTCTGATATGGGTATAAGCAAACGCCTACTTGAAGACATGTCTTCATTGAGCCGTAATGCTACTG GATATGGTACCTCTGGTTGGCAAGCACCTGAACAACTTCTTCATGGGCGTCAAACACGAGCTATGGATTTGTTCAGTTTGGGTTGCATACTATTCTTTTGTATTACCAAAGGAAAACATCCATTTGGCAATCATTTTGAAAGGGATGCCAACATTATTCACAATCGCATGGACCTCTTCTTGGTGGATCATATACCAGAAGCTGAACATTTACTTTGTCAACTGTTACAGCCTGACTCAAAGATGAG GCTGAATGCGGTAGAAGTATTGTGTCACCCTCTTTTTTGGAGTTCTGAGACACGACTTTCATTTTTACGAGATGTAAGCGATCGTGTTGAATTAGAAGACAGAGAAAATGAATCGGAGCtgctaaaatcattagaaaatagTGCGCCAAATGCATTTGGTGGGAAATGGGATGATAAGTTAGATGTTGCATTCATTACAGACATGGGTCGTTACAGAAAATATCGTTTCGATTCCATACGTGACCTTCTACGAGTAATAAGAAATAAGTTGAATCATTACTGGGTACTTCCAAAAGAACTCCAG AAGGAGCATTTTTCACTTCGGCTTCAACTGTATGAAAAAGAACTTGAATTGGATATACTTGTTGG GAAACTCTTGGACCTGTTCCTCAAGGATTTGATATGTACTTTGCAAGTCGATTCCCAAAGCTCCTAA
- the LOC108952414 gene encoding serine/threonine-protein kinase/endoribonuclease IRE1a-like isoform X3: MNKSTKPQWELLIGVPLSYSWRCPSNDDPDYIVFSDSNGELYEYSKDAGIRKHDWTVEEYMSRGHLWLKDQLSPLGHGLSTQSIYGHSWLFILSVPIFAFCCFGLRKLFKNDKKYNDLKEKQSVVPKKRKSRKSGKLKNATISVSHDRHTLSMKQNVETNGHNQIQVNGSYSFIPDGDSDGRWVGRLFVTNIEIGHGSNGTVVFEGFFGGRPVAVKRLLRAHHDVAFKEIQHLIASDRHPNIVRWYGVEQDLDFLYISLERCICSLSDLICICSDSSSHSVSVENQTSNSVVEDKVQLSLVKGIRKDVNLWRSNGLPSSQLLKIMRDVVSGLAHLHELGIIHRDLKPQNVLISNDGHLNAKLSDMGISKRLLEDMSSLSRNATGYGTSGWQAPEQLLHGRQTRAMDLFSLGCILFFCITKGKHPFGNHFERDANIIHNRMDLFLVDHIPEAEHLLCQLLQPDSKMRLNAVEVLCHPLFWSSETRLSFLRDVSDRVELEDRENESELLKSLENSAPNAFGGKWDDKLDVAFITDMGRYRKYRFDSIRDLLRVIRNKLNHYWVLPKELQETLGPVPQGFDMYFASRFPKLLIEVYKVVYRFCKEEDYLSKYFQSSSLL; this comes from the exons ATGAATAAATCTACAAAACCTCAGTGGGAGCTTTTGATAGGGGTGCCACTATCATATTCATGGAGATGTCCTTCAAATGATGATCCTGATTATATTGTGTTTTCTGATAGCAATGGGGAACTTTATGAATATAGCAAGGATGCTGGCATAAGG AAACATGACTGGACAGTGGAGGAATATATGTCCAGAGGGCACCTGTGGTTGAAGGATCAGTTATCACCACTAGGCCATGGCTTGTCAACGCAATCTATTTATGGTCATAGTTGGCTATTTATTCTCTCTGTGCCTATATTTGCATTTTGCTGTTTTGGGTTGAGAAAGCTGTTCaagaatgataaaaaatataatgatttGAAGGAAAAGCAATCTGTCGTTCCTAAGAAGAGAAAATCTCGGAAGTCTGGAAAGTTGAAAAATGCTACCATCAGTGTTAGTCATGACAGACATACTTTATCCATGAAACAGAATGTTGAAACCAATGGGCATAATCAAATTCAGGTCAATGGAAGTTATTCATTTATACCTGATGGTGATAGTGATGGGCGTTGGGTTGGAAGACTTTTTGTTACAAATATTGAAATCGGTCACGGGAGCAATGGTACAGTCGTCTTTGAAGGATTTTTTGGTGGTCGTCCAGTTGCTGTAAAACGGCTTCTTCGTGCACATCATGATGTTGCCTTTAAAGAGATTCAGCATCTTATTGCCTCTGATCGACACCCAAATATTGTTCGGTGGTATGGAGTAGAACAAGATTTGGATTTTTTGTATATCTCACTGGAGCGTTGTATTTGCAGCCTAAGTGACTTAATATGCATATGCTCAGATTCTTCTTCACATTCAGTATCTGTGGAAAATCAAACTTCAAACTCTGTGGTTGAAGATAAAGTTCAATTAAGCTTGGTGAAAGGTATCAGAAAGGATGTTAACTTGTGGAGATCAAATGGGCTTCCTTCAAGCCAACTCTTAAAGATAATGAG AGATGTAGTTTCTGgccttgcacatctacatgaactTGGAATCATACACCGGGATCTAAAGCCTCAAAATGTGCTAATAAGCAATGACGGACATCTTAATGCCAAGCTTTCTGATATGGGTATAAGCAAACGCCTACTTGAAGACATGTCTTCATTGAGCCGTAATGCTACTG GATATGGTACCTCTGGTTGGCAAGCACCTGAACAACTTCTTCATGGGCGTCAAACACGAGCTATGGATTTGTTCAGTTTGGGTTGCATACTATTCTTTTGTATTACCAAAGGAAAACATCCATTTGGCAATCATTTTGAAAGGGATGCCAACATTATTCACAATCGCATGGACCTCTTCTTGGTGGATCATATACCAGAAGCTGAACATTTACTTTGTCAACTGTTACAGCCTGACTCAAAGATGAG GCTGAATGCGGTAGAAGTATTGTGTCACCCTCTTTTTTGGAGTTCTGAGACACGACTTTCATTTTTACGAGATGTAAGCGATCGTGTTGAATTAGAAGACAGAGAAAATGAATCGGAGCtgctaaaatcattagaaaatagTGCGCCAAATGCATTTGGTGGGAAATGGGATGATAAGTTAGATGTTGCATTCATTACAGACATGGGTCGTTACAGAAAATATCGTTTCGATTCCATACGTGACCTTCTACGAGTAATAAGAAATAAGTTGAATCATTACTGGGTACTTCCAAAAGAACTCCAG GAAACTCTTGGACCTGTTCCTCAAGGATTTGATATGTACTTTGCAAGTCGATTCCCAAAGCTCCTAATTGAAGTCTACAAAGTGGTTTACCGATTCTGTAAGGAAGAGGATTACCTTAGCAAGTATTTCCAAAGCAGCAGCCTTCTGTAG
- the LOC103979940 gene encoding serine/threonine-protein kinase/endoribonuclease IRE1b isoform X1 gives MDHDQIVERLNDEHISLVGSRGLPTSPNGSPLGNCIFDRPKFPTAYSSFVNSRQRPRGPISWLYHEQESSNTSWNSLDDSNTYSIDGHSHVQQGRGLSTQSIYGHSWLFILSVPIFAFCYFGLRKLFKNDKKYNDLKEKQSVVPKKRKSRKSGKLKNATISVSHDRHTLSMKENAETNGHNQIQLNGSYSFIPDGDSDGRWVGRLFVTNIEIGHGSNGTVVFEGFYGGRPVAVKRLLRAHHDVAFKEIQNLTASDRHPNIVRWYGVEQDLDFLYISLERCICSLSDLICICSDSSSHSVSVENQTLNSVVEDKVQLSLVKGIRKDVNLWRSNGFPSSQLLKIMRWSIFHFSFNCMKKNLNWIYLLGLFTFTSFYLLGSQIKYCSSSHYSLYFVY, from the exons ATGGACCATGACCAGATAGTGGAGAGACTAAACGATGAACATATTTCTTTAGTTGGATCACGAGGCTTGCCTACTTCCCCAAATGGATCTCCACTGGGAAATTGCATTTTTGATAGGCCAAAATTTCCTACAGCATATTCTAGTTTTGTAAACTCAAGACAGAGACCCAGAGGTCCAATCAGCTGGCTTTATCACGAACAAGAGAGTTCTAATACATCATGGAACTCATTGGATGATTCAAATACTTATTCAATCGACGGACATTCTCATGTTCAGCAAGGCCGTGGCTTGTCAACACAATCTATTTATGGTCATAGTTGGCTATTTATTCTCTCTGTGCCTATATTTGCATTTTGCTATTTTGGGTTGAGAAAGCTGTTCaagaatgataaaaaatataatgatttGAAGGAAAAGCAATCTGTCGTTCCTAAGAAGAGAAAATCTCGGAAGTCTGGAAAGTTGAAAAATGCTACCATCAGTGTTAGTCATGACAGACATACTTTATCCATGAAAGAGAATGCTGAAACCAATGGGCATAATCAAATTCAGCTCAATGGAAGTTATTCATTTATACCTGATGGTGATAGTGATGGGCGTTGGGTTGGAAGACTTTTTGTTACAAATATTGAAATCGGTCACGGGAGCAATGGTACAGTCGTCTTTGAAGGATTTTATGGTGGTCGTCCAGTTGCTGTAAAACGGCTTCTTCGTGCACATCATGATGTTGCCTTTAAAGAGATTCAGAATCTTACTGCATCTGATCGACACCCAAATATTGTTCGGTGGTATGGAGTAGAACAAGATTTGGATTTTTTGTATATCTCACTGGAGCGTTGTATTTGCAGCCTAAGTGACTTAATATGCATATGCTCAGATTCTTCTTCACATTCAGTATCTGTGGAAAATCAAACTTTAAATTCTGTGGTCGAAGATAAAGTTCAATTAAGCTTGGTGAAAGGTATCAGAAAGGATGTTAACTTGTGGAGATCAAATGGGTTTCCTTCAAGCCAACTCTTAAAGATAATGAG ATGGAGCATTTTTCACTTCAGCTTCAACTGTATGAAAAAGAACTTGAATTGGATATACTTGTTGGGTTTGTTTACTTTTACCTCTTTTTATTTGCTTGGATCTCAAATAAAATATTGTTCATCATCCCATTATTCTCTTTACTTCGTATACTAA
- the LOC103979940 gene encoding serine/threonine-protein kinase/endoribonuclease IRE1a isoform X2 — MDHDQIVERLNDEHISLVGSRGLPTSPNGSPLGNCIFDRPKFPTAYSSFVNSRQRPRGPISWLYHEQESSNTSWNSLDDSNTYSIDGHSHVQQGRGLSTQSIYGHSWLFILSVPIFAFCYFGLRKLFKNDKKYNDLKEKQSVVPKKRKSRKSGKLKNATISVSHDRHTLSMKENAETNGHNQIQLNGSYSFIPDGDSDGRWVGRLFVTNIEIGHGSNGTVVFEGFYGGRPVAVKRLLRAHHDVAFKEIQNLTASDRHPNIVRWYGVEQDLDFLYISLERCICSLSDLICICSDSSSHSVSVENQTLNSVVEDKVQLSLVKGIRKDVNLWRSNGFPSSQLLKIMRKLLDLFLEDLICPLQVDSQSS; from the exons ATGGACCATGACCAGATAGTGGAGAGACTAAACGATGAACATATTTCTTTAGTTGGATCACGAGGCTTGCCTACTTCCCCAAATGGATCTCCACTGGGAAATTGCATTTTTGATAGGCCAAAATTTCCTACAGCATATTCTAGTTTTGTAAACTCAAGACAGAGACCCAGAGGTCCAATCAGCTGGCTTTATCACGAACAAGAGAGTTCTAATACATCATGGAACTCATTGGATGATTCAAATACTTATTCAATCGACGGACATTCTCATGTTCAGCAAGGCCGTGGCTTGTCAACACAATCTATTTATGGTCATAGTTGGCTATTTATTCTCTCTGTGCCTATATTTGCATTTTGCTATTTTGGGTTGAGAAAGCTGTTCaagaatgataaaaaatataatgatttGAAGGAAAAGCAATCTGTCGTTCCTAAGAAGAGAAAATCTCGGAAGTCTGGAAAGTTGAAAAATGCTACCATCAGTGTTAGTCATGACAGACATACTTTATCCATGAAAGAGAATGCTGAAACCAATGGGCATAATCAAATTCAGCTCAATGGAAGTTATTCATTTATACCTGATGGTGATAGTGATGGGCGTTGGGTTGGAAGACTTTTTGTTACAAATATTGAAATCGGTCACGGGAGCAATGGTACAGTCGTCTTTGAAGGATTTTATGGTGGTCGTCCAGTTGCTGTAAAACGGCTTCTTCGTGCACATCATGATGTTGCCTTTAAAGAGATTCAGAATCTTACTGCATCTGATCGACACCCAAATATTGTTCGGTGGTATGGAGTAGAACAAGATTTGGATTTTTTGTATATCTCACTGGAGCGTTGTATTTGCAGCCTAAGTGACTTAATATGCATATGCTCAGATTCTTCTTCACATTCAGTATCTGTGGAAAATCAAACTTTAAATTCTGTGGTCGAAGATAAAGTTCAATTAAGCTTGGTGAAAGGTATCAGAAAGGATGTTAACTTGTGGAGATCAAATGGGTTTCCTTCAAGCCAACTCTTAAAGATAATGAG GAAACTCTTGGACCTGTTCCTCGAGGATTTGATATGTCCTTTGCAAGTCGATTCCCAAAGCTCCTAA
- the LOC103979940 gene encoding serine/threonine-protein kinase/endoribonuclease IRE1a isoform X4 encodes MDHDQIVERLNDEHISLVGSRGLPTSPNGSPLGNCIFDRPKFPTAYSSFVNSRQRPRGPISWLYHEQESSNTSWNSLDDSNTYSIDGHSHVQQGRGLSTQSIYGHSWLFILSVPIFAFCYFGLRKLFKNDKKYNDLKEKQSVVPKKRKSRKSGKLKNATISVSHDRHTLSMKENAETNGHNQIQLNGSYSFIPDGDSDGRWVGRLFVTNIEIGHGSNGTVVFEGFYGGRPVAVKRLLRAHHDVAFKEIQNLTASDRHPNIVRWYGVEQDLDFLYISLERCICSLSDLICICSDSSSHSVSVENQTLNSVVEDKVQLSLVKGIRKDVNLWRSNGFPSSQLLKIMRICSLG; translated from the exons ATGGACCATGACCAGATAGTGGAGAGACTAAACGATGAACATATTTCTTTAGTTGGATCACGAGGCTTGCCTACTTCCCCAAATGGATCTCCACTGGGAAATTGCATTTTTGATAGGCCAAAATTTCCTACAGCATATTCTAGTTTTGTAAACTCAAGACAGAGACCCAGAGGTCCAATCAGCTGGCTTTATCACGAACAAGAGAGTTCTAATACATCATGGAACTCATTGGATGATTCAAATACTTATTCAATCGACGGACATTCTCATGTTCAGCAAGGCCGTGGCTTGTCAACACAATCTATTTATGGTCATAGTTGGCTATTTATTCTCTCTGTGCCTATATTTGCATTTTGCTATTTTGGGTTGAGAAAGCTGTTCaagaatgataaaaaatataatgatttGAAGGAAAAGCAATCTGTCGTTCCTAAGAAGAGAAAATCTCGGAAGTCTGGAAAGTTGAAAAATGCTACCATCAGTGTTAGTCATGACAGACATACTTTATCCATGAAAGAGAATGCTGAAACCAATGGGCATAATCAAATTCAGCTCAATGGAAGTTATTCATTTATACCTGATGGTGATAGTGATGGGCGTTGGGTTGGAAGACTTTTTGTTACAAATATTGAAATCGGTCACGGGAGCAATGGTACAGTCGTCTTTGAAGGATTTTATGGTGGTCGTCCAGTTGCTGTAAAACGGCTTCTTCGTGCACATCATGATGTTGCCTTTAAAGAGATTCAGAATCTTACTGCATCTGATCGACACCCAAATATTGTTCGGTGGTATGGAGTAGAACAAGATTTGGATTTTTTGTATATCTCACTGGAGCGTTGTATTTGCAGCCTAAGTGACTTAATATGCATATGCTCAGATTCTTCTTCACATTCAGTATCTGTGGAAAATCAAACTTTAAATTCTGTGGTCGAAGATAAAGTTCAATTAAGCTTGGTGAAAGGTATCAGAAAGGATGTTAACTTGTGGAGATCAAATGGGTTTCCTTCAAGCCAACTCTTAAAGATAATGAG GATTTGTTCTTTAGGCTGA
- the LOC103979940 gene encoding serine/threonine-protein kinase/endoribonuclease IRE1a isoform X3 translates to MDHDQIVERLNDEHISLVGSRGLPTSPNGSPLGNCIFDRPKFPTAYSSFVNSRQRPRGPISWLYHEQESSNTSWNSLDDSNTYSIDGHSHVQQGRGLSTQSIYGHSWLFILSVPIFAFCYFGLRKLFKNDKKYNDLKEKQSVVPKKRKSRKSGKLKNATISVSHDRHTLSMKENAETNGHNQIQLNGSYSFIPDGDSDGRWVGRLFVTNIEIGHGSNGTVVFEGFYGGRPVAVKRLLRAHHDVAFKEIQNLTASDRHPNIVRWYGVEQDLDFLYISLERCICSLSDLICICSDSSSHSVSVENQTLNSVVEDKVQLSLVKGIRKDVNLWRSNGFPSSQLLKIMRCDFVLSIDLFFRLNK, encoded by the exons ATGGACCATGACCAGATAGTGGAGAGACTAAACGATGAACATATTTCTTTAGTTGGATCACGAGGCTTGCCTACTTCCCCAAATGGATCTCCACTGGGAAATTGCATTTTTGATAGGCCAAAATTTCCTACAGCATATTCTAGTTTTGTAAACTCAAGACAGAGACCCAGAGGTCCAATCAGCTGGCTTTATCACGAACAAGAGAGTTCTAATACATCATGGAACTCATTGGATGATTCAAATACTTATTCAATCGACGGACATTCTCATGTTCAGCAAGGCCGTGGCTTGTCAACACAATCTATTTATGGTCATAGTTGGCTATTTATTCTCTCTGTGCCTATATTTGCATTTTGCTATTTTGGGTTGAGAAAGCTGTTCaagaatgataaaaaatataatgatttGAAGGAAAAGCAATCTGTCGTTCCTAAGAAGAGAAAATCTCGGAAGTCTGGAAAGTTGAAAAATGCTACCATCAGTGTTAGTCATGACAGACATACTTTATCCATGAAAGAGAATGCTGAAACCAATGGGCATAATCAAATTCAGCTCAATGGAAGTTATTCATTTATACCTGATGGTGATAGTGATGGGCGTTGGGTTGGAAGACTTTTTGTTACAAATATTGAAATCGGTCACGGGAGCAATGGTACAGTCGTCTTTGAAGGATTTTATGGTGGTCGTCCAGTTGCTGTAAAACGGCTTCTTCGTGCACATCATGATGTTGCCTTTAAAGAGATTCAGAATCTTACTGCATCTGATCGACACCCAAATATTGTTCGGTGGTATGGAGTAGAACAAGATTTGGATTTTTTGTATATCTCACTGGAGCGTTGTATTTGCAGCCTAAGTGACTTAATATGCATATGCTCAGATTCTTCTTCACATTCAGTATCTGTGGAAAATCAAACTTTAAATTCTGTGGTCGAAGATAAAGTTCAATTAAGCTTGGTGAAAGGTATCAGAAAGGATGTTAACTTGTGGAGATCAAATGGGTTTCCTTCAAGCCAACTCTTAAAGATAATGAGGTGCGACTTTGTCCTTTCCATC GATTTGTTCTTTAGGCTGAACAAATGA